In a single window of the bacterium genome:
- a CDS encoding HD-GYP domain-containing protein: MVRISDLVRKDDSPESDKNSLKFSNKQPDSKKQDEHLKLYYNLLEFMKSLWNDLKQNKVINEKEVRDIITKTVKEVRHNHEVFTNLAETYMDSNYPSIHSVNVAFICINMGLGLNYTNEQLIELGIIGLLHDIGMVKIDNEIFNSCKELTIEQLDEIRKHPWYGVKILKQSKGFSPTVRKTIYSSHERIDGTGYPNKIKNGDITELEQIVGLADTFEAMTHPRPYKEHLSPYEAIKNIVEISGGRFNRKILKALLEQITFYPIGYNVLLNTEDKAKVIRISSNSPSRPVVSVFEDKNGKAVSPSKEIDLSKQHFFYIKETLLDASS; this comes from the coding sequence ATGGTAAGAATATCCGATTTAGTAAGAAAAGATGATTCTCCAGAATCTGACAAAAATTCTTTGAAGTTTTCTAATAAGCAACCTGATTCTAAAAAACAGGATGAACATTTAAAACTTTATTATAACCTGTTAGAATTTATGAAAAGTCTTTGGAATGACCTTAAGCAAAACAAGGTTATTAATGAGAAAGAGGTCAGAGATATTATTACAAAAACAGTAAAAGAAGTCAGGCACAATCATGAGGTATTCACCAACCTTGCCGAAACATACATGGATAGTAACTATCCCTCTATACATTCTGTTAATGTAGCTTTTATATGTATAAATATGGGACTCGGGTTAAATTATACCAATGAGCAACTTATTGAATTAGGAATAATCGGACTGCTTCATGACATAGGAATGGTGAAAATAGATAATGAAATTTTTAATTCCTGTAAGGAGTTAACCATTGAACAGCTTGACGAGATAAGGAAACATCCATGGTACGGCGTAAAAATCCTTAAGCAGTCAAAAGGTTTTTCTCCAACAGTCAGGAAAACCATATATTCGTCACATGAAAGAATTGACGGTACAGGATATCCCAATAAAATAAAAAATGGCGACATAACTGAACTCGAGCAGATTGTCGGCTTGGCCGACACCTTTGAAGCAATGACCCATCCCAGACCATACAAAGAGCATCTATCTCCGTACGAAGCCATTAAAAACATTGTTGAAATTTCTGGAGGAAGATTCAACAGAAAAATCTTGAAAGCGCTTCTTGAACAGATTACGTTCTATCCTATAGGCTATAACGTATTACTTAATACAGAGGATAAAGCTAAGGTAATTAGGATTAGTAGCAACTCTCCATCAAGACCTGTGGTAAGCGTGTTTGAAGATAAAAATGGCAAAGCAGTCTCTCCTTCTAAAGAAATTGACCTTTCAAAGCAGCATTTTTTCTACATAAAAGAGACCCTTCTAGATGCGTCTTCTTAA
- a CDS encoding lasso peptide biosynthesis B2 protein, with translation MRLLKKIRDNFLSFRDVFLFLKISLFAMILPFLIKFLKVQKLMYFLNVKGENNRNYSGDKIVKYTDYILTRSFLFYKKTCLNRSIILYRFLNKAGIKVKLNIGIKRVSSCFKKTDLMGHAWLTCNGNYYAESIPQETENYIKTYEYAPKHHQYHCS, from the coding sequence ATGCGTCTTCTTAAGAAAATTAGAGATAATTTTCTGTCATTTCGAGATGTATTTCTCTTTCTGAAGATATCTCTTTTCGCGATGATCTTGCCTTTTTTAATTAAATTCCTGAAAGTACAAAAATTAATGTATTTTTTAAACGTTAAAGGTGAAAACAACAGAAATTATTCAGGAGATAAAATTGTTAAATATACGGATTATATATTAACTCGCAGCTTCCTATTTTATAAAAAAACCTGTCTTAACAGGAGTATTATTTTATACAGGTTTTTAAATAAAGCAGGTATAAAAGTAAAGTTGAATATTGGGATTAAGCGCGTTTCGTCTTGCTTTAAAAAAACAGATTTAATGGGACATGCCTGGCTTACATGTAACGGTAATTATTATGCGGAATCAATTCCACAGGAGACTGAAAATTATATTAAAACTTATGAATATGCCCCAAAACACCATCAATATCACTGCTCATAA
- a CDS encoding nucleotidyltransferase family protein, whose protein sequence is MNMPQNTINITAHNLRALEDIKKIIKLLNLYDIDVILLKGIALILQYPNYISERVLTDIDVLVDKKKIRDTGKILKENGYIYETSNKATHITYYKRSNLPVEIHWTLINYLNPLQKYAFGIRLDDIWEKTQRMSVDSLKFNLMCPEHMIIYLSMHMIKEFHVSRKWINDIKLLIKKEKTIDWLLLVKTAQAWGCIPCVYHALKVISMDSGYLIPKPIMKKAASYKFPFWHNWLLDRISRGLSIRHLRILLYFSVMPEIKDRLKSFLYLPIYILKTRCCNDKVIL, encoded by the coding sequence ATGAATATGCCCCAAAACACCATCAATATCACTGCTCATAATCTCAGAGCATTAGAAGACATAAAAAAAATAATAAAGCTTCTGAATTTATATGATATAGATGTGATACTATTAAAAGGCATTGCTCTGATTTTACAGTATCCCAATTATATATCAGAACGTGTGTTAACAGATATTGATGTGCTTGTAGATAAAAAAAAAATTCGTGATACTGGAAAAATACTGAAAGAGAATGGATACATATATGAAACATCGAACAAGGCAACCCATATTACTTATTATAAAAGAAGTAATTTACCCGTGGAAATTCATTGGACCCTGATCAACTATTTAAATCCGCTGCAAAAATATGCATTTGGCATAAGACTGGATGATATATGGGAAAAGACGCAACGGATGTCTGTTGACAGTTTAAAGTTTAATTTAATGTGTCCTGAGCATATGATAATCTATCTGTCCATGCATATGATAAAAGAATTTCATGTTTCTAGAAAATGGATTAACGACATTAAACTATTAATTAAAAAAGAAAAGACTATAGATTGGCTTCTCCTCGTAAAAACCGCTCAAGCGTGGGGATGTATTCCCTGCGTGTATCACGCTTTAAAAGTTATCTCAATGGATAGCGGGTATTTGATACCGAAACCTATAATGAAGAAAGCTGCTTCTTACAAATTTCCATTTTGGCATAACTGGTTATTAGACAGAATATCGAGAGGACTATCCATAAGACACTTGCGTATATTGCTTTATTTTTCCGTTATGCCTGAGATAAAAGATAGATTGAAATCATTTCTATATCTTCCGATATACATCTTGAAAACAAGATGTTGCAATGATAAAGTTATATTATAA
- a CDS encoding PqqD family protein, whose amino-acid sequence MKKYCINESKVAWRDLDGETVILDLKTDTYFSLDKIGTKIWNKMIKKSEIKALVALITSSYEVTAKEAERDVEELISSLKKQGLILESAEK is encoded by the coding sequence GTGAAGAAATATTGTATAAATGAAAGCAAAGTCGCATGGAGAGATTTAGATGGAGAGACTGTTATTCTGGATCTAAAAACCGATACTTATTTTTCACTTGATAAAATTGGAACCAAAATCTGGAATAAGATGATAAAAAAATCCGAAATTAAAGCCCTTGTGGCTTTAATAACAAGTTCATATGAGGTAACTGCGAAAGAGGCTGAAAGAGATGTTGAAGAATTGATTTCCAGTTTAAAAAAGCAAGGATTAATTCTGGAATCGGCAGAGAAATGA
- a CDS encoding radical SAM protein has protein sequence MKNIIEIDKGLLTKRLRMRLIPFCCVFEITSKCNLNCKHCYICQDKAKELTFDEIKNILEQIKSCGCLELTITGGEPLLREDIFDVIKYARDNDFAVSLFTNAVLMDKKTAKKLKELSVYDIQISLYGARASIHEKITGKPGSFERTINGITLLRRNGIKPIIKTTVMKDNFKEIIHIKKLCEDMKLEYIFDTMIFPKDDGSTAPLKLRLNNRNLYDFFTAMNKNDRTSFSSEQIHYRKFDTCAAARSIFAISPDGKIYPCIAFKIEAGNINKERFKDIWQNSSVFKDIRAMSIKDIPECSSCDLNNECLRCPGLSHIEHGNFKTVPKELCRITKIKEEAKNEENLRKTQTHKVRAA, from the coding sequence ATGAAAAATATTATAGAAATAGATAAGGGGTTATTGACGAAGCGTTTGAGGATGAGATTAATTCCTTTCTGCTGTGTGTTTGAAATTACATCAAAGTGCAATTTAAATTGTAAACACTGCTACATATGTCAGGATAAGGCAAAAGAACTCACATTTGATGAAATTAAAAATATACTGGAACAAATTAAATCCTGCGGATGTCTTGAGCTTACAATAACTGGTGGAGAACCGCTGCTTAGAGAAGACATTTTTGATGTAATAAAATATGCAAGAGATAATGACTTTGCAGTATCTCTTTTTACAAACGCCGTATTAATGGATAAAAAAACAGCGAAAAAGCTCAAGGAGCTTTCAGTCTATGACATTCAAATTAGTTTATATGGCGCAAGGGCTTCCATACATGAGAAAATTACAGGAAAACCAGGTTCTTTTGAAAGAACAATAAATGGGATTACTTTATTAAGAAGAAACGGAATCAAGCCCATAATTAAAACAACTGTTATGAAGGATAATTTTAAAGAGATAATCCATATTAAAAAATTATGTGAGGACATGAAATTAGAATATATTTTTGACACTATGATTTTCCCAAAGGATGATGGAAGTACTGCGCCTTTAAAGCTAAGATTAAACAACAGGAATCTATATGATTTTTTTACCGCAATGAATAAAAATGACAGAACCTCATTTTCATCTGAACAAATCCACTACAGGAAATTTGACACATGCGCAGCGGCAAGATCTATATTCGCTATCTCGCCCGATGGCAAAATTTATCCATGTATTGCATTTAAAATAGAGGCAGGGAATATCAATAAAGAACGATTCAAAGATATTTGGCAAAACTCAAGTGTTTTTAAGGATATCAGAGCAATGTCCATAAAGGATATTCCTGAATGCTCAAGCTGCGATCTGAATAATGAATGTCTCAGATGTCCGGGACTCTCACATATTGAACACGGAAATTTTAAAACTGTGCCCAAAGAATTGTGTAGAATAACAAAAATCAAGGAGGAAGCAAAAAATGAAGAAAACCTACGAAAAACCCAGACTCACAAAGTACGGGCAGCTTAA